The sequence below is a genomic window from Polyangiaceae bacterium.
TTACCCGAGGCGTACGAGGTCCTGGGGGTCGCGACGTTCGCCGTGTTCGTTGCTGGCCTGTTGCTCCCAAGCCTGCTGGGTGCTGTCGCCGGGAAGCTCGCCGGAGCATCCCGGGCGCGAGCCGGCCTCGAGGTGGGCTACGCGGGACTCTTGCTGCATCACATCGGCGACGGCTTGTCGATGGGCGCGCTGAGCGAACACGACCATGGTGGCCACGGCCACGTCGACGTGGTGCTAGCGCTCGCCGCGCACACCGTGCCGGTGGCAGCGATGGTGGTCTTGGCGTTCGGCGGTGCCTCGCGGAAAAAGGAGTCCGGGCTGCGCGCGTTGGGGCTCGGCGTCAGTGGGGGCGCGGGCGTTGTGCTCGGCGGCGCGGTGAGCGCAGGGTTCGCCGCCGCGACCGCCTGGGTGGCTGCGCTGACCGCAGGCATGGTGCTGCATGTGGTTGCTCACGACCTGAAGCAACACGCGCCAACGGGCAGCTGGGGACGGACCCTCGACTTCGTGGGTGCGGGGTTTGGTCTATTGCTCGGGGCGATAGGAGCCTCGGGGCACGGGGCAGAGGAGCACGCGGTGCTCTTCGAGCGCTTGGCAGACTTCACCTACGACACCGCGCCGGTGCTGCTCTTGGCGCTCGTGCTCGCGGCGCTGGTGCAAGCCAATGTATCGATGTTGCCGCCGGCGGCTCCGGCGGGGGCGTCAAGTGCCAAGGGGGCGGCGCTCGGCGTCGCCCACGCAGTGGCCCGCCCGCTTGCGACGAGCGGGGTGCTGACATTGGGGCGCAAGCTCGCGCACCCGGCGCAAATGCTAGGGCTGATGCTCGCGGCTCCCGTCGTGAGCATCGACTTCGGGCTGATTTCCTTGCGGTTTTTGGGGCCGGGGTTGACCCTTGCGACGCTCGGCTTCGTAGCGTTGCTCGCGTGGGCGCTCGGTGCTTTGGTTGGAGGCAGGCAGGCTGCCAGTGAGACGCCGCCGGACAGCGGCCGCGTTCAGCTGGGGATCGGGGCTGATTTCGTCGGGAGATTTCAGCGCGCCTTCGAGGGCTTGCTGGATCACCTTGGGATCTGGATGGTGCTTGGTCTGTTGAGCGCCGCCTTCGTCGAAGCGTACGTCCCGAGCGGGGCGCTCGATTTGCAGCACCCGCTCCTTGCGTTGTGCGTGATCAGCGCTGTCGCGCTGCCGAGCTACCTCAGCGCGCCATCGGCGGTGCCCGTGGTCGCCGTTGCGATCGCCAAAGGGCTCCCGCCCGGGGTCGCCGTGGCGGGGTTGGTGCTCGGCGCGACCTTCAACTTGCGCGCTCTCGGTTTTTTCCGCGCTCGCCTGGGCACCGCGCGGAGCATCGCGCTGGCGCTGGGGATCGTCGCTGGGTGCTGGGGACTCGCCTGGGGCGTGGGGCAGGGAATTCCTGCGGTGGGCGAGCACACGCTGAGCGTTGTGGCACCTCACGCGCCTGGCTTCTTTGGCAAGCTCGCCACGGCGATCCTCTTGCTGCTCCTGCTGCGCCGGGTTTGGTTTCATGGCGTGCGCGCCTGGGTTGCGGAGCTCATGGGTAGCTACGCCCACGAGCACCACATCGCCCAGGCGAGCCCACGCGAGGTGAGCTAGCCGCGAGTCCGTGCGGTTACGCACGTTTTCTCGTTGGGCGCGGTTGCGCGAGCTGCACTCGCCGGGCGAGAGTACTCCGTCTGATGCGCGCCCTGCGCCTTCCACTCCTGCTCGTCGGCTGCGCTTCCTCGGCCCATGAAGCGCCCGCTTCGCACCCTGCTGACCCTGCGCCGCGAGGCGTGCCGGTGAACTCCGCTAGCGGCGTGGAACAGGTGGTGATTCGTGCTGCCGTGCCCGAGGCTGAGCAGCACTATGTGTTGGCAGAGATGATCAGCGGGGATCGGCACGGTTGGTTGTTGTTCGAACCAAGTGGAGACGAGCTCTACGCGACGTTCGCGGAGTTTGGCGACAACGTCGGCCAAGATCGCTGCGCCATGAACATCCGCTTTCTCACGACGGACGACCGCGCCTTCGCGAAGTTACGCCCGCCGGTAACGCTGAACGGCGCTGCCTGCGCGACTTCGGCTCGCGATGTCGTGAAGGTCGAAGCAGGGCAGCCGCCCGACGTCAGCTGGCTACACATCGAACGCGGGTCCGATGAAGGCAGCGGCTGGTTTGCGCTCTGGAAGGGCTACGCGCTGGAGACGGAGCTTTGGACCTGGCAGCTCGCCCGGGTCCCACGAGGCTCTGGGCCCTCCGAGTTCAATGGCCATTGGGACGAACTCGACGTAGGTGCCCACGTCCCTCCCAAGCTGGCGTGGCCACCAGCGGTCGATCCAAGCGTTACACCGGATGAGTCTTGATGGGCCGCAGCCGCGCTACTGTTTGATTCGCTCCCAGAGATCTCGAACACCGAGTTCGTCGAGCCACTGTTCCAGATACTCGATATCGATCGCGTCGCCCGTGACCTCGACCAGGGTCGAGACGTCACGCAGCTGTCGCTCGGAGCTGCCCAATTTCGCCCACTCTAGTTTAGTCAAGATGGTGTCTTCCAACGACGCGACCTGAACGCTGAGCCCAAGAATTGTCGCCGGTGCGCGGCGGGAGAGCTCGATGCGGCTGAAGCGACGCGGCTTGCGGAAGATAACATCTAATTTCCACGCGGTTTCTATGTCGATCACGTTGAACTGACCGCGTCGTTTGAATTCGTCTAGCGCCGTGTCAGGGTCGACGTAGGTGGTAGCGCTGCTGATTAATCTCAGGAACTCTTTCAATGAGTCTTGGTCGGGATCGACAATGATGTCGATGTCTTGTGTCGCCCGCGGTGCACCATGATGAGAACTCGCGAAAGACCCTGCCAGCATGTAGGGCACCTGCGCTTGGTCCAGCGCAGTCACGATGCGCGCGAGGAACGCTTGGGCACCGCTCACGCAGCGGGCACCCTCTCGTTGGGCCAGACGCGCTGCGCCGACTCGCGACCGTACAGGAGGCAGACTAGCGCGCGTCGCACTTCGGCCTCCGTGTACTCCGGATGTCGCTGGCGGATGCCGGCGGCGGCGATCTCCCGGATCTCGTCGCTCATTCTCAAAGCCAAAGCGCTGCGTTGCTCCGGCGACATCTGGCGATAGAGGCGGAGCTGAACAGTGTGAGCAGCGGGGGCGGTATCAAGCGGACGCATTCGACAGCCAGAGCGTAGAACGAACCGTGTGCGAGTCCAATGGGGCCGCACTGGACCTAGTCGCGCCGCGTTGGCAGGGTGTTGAAACACCCTGCCAATCAACATGTTGTTTAGGTCGTCTTGAAGTTGAGCACCGGGGTCAGCTTGGCCTGGATGCGCACCAGGGCCTTCTGCGCAGCATGACCTGAGTGATGGGTTTGTAGGCGCTCGGCGCTTCACTGACTAGCTGTGCCGCGCGACGCTCCTCGAAGAAGACGCCTTGCATCTCCGCTACGAGGTCCTGGGGGCTGATGTGGATCGCGGCGGCTGTGCGGCTCAGGGCGCGCCCGGCACCGTGAGAGCTCGAGCAGAGAGAGCTTGGCTCGCCTCGACCACTCACCAAGTAGCTGTGGCTACCCATCGAACCGGGGATGATGCCCAGCTCGTCTTGCCTTGCGGAACTAGCGCCTTTGCGGTGCACCCACAACGGCTCGCCAGAATGCGCTTCGTAGCGCACTTGGTTGTGCACCATGTCGCGCGCGGTTTCCGGTTCTGGTTGCCAACCGAGTAGATCCATTGCCGCTCGCGTGGCGGCAGCGCGGATCCGCGCGCGGTTCAGCTCAGCGTAGCGCACACACAGCTCCGCGTCGCGCAGGTACGCGCGCCCCGTGTCTGACATGGCCTCAATGGCGCTCAATTGGGGGCCCAGTGGCTTGGGGCAGTAATGGTCGCGCACCGCCTTGCCTAACCCCCGCGAGCCCGAATGGACGAGGAGCCACGGGCGCTGTTGTTCGTCGCTGCAGAACTCGACGAAGTGGTTCCCGCGTCCCAACGTGCCGAGCTGGAGTGCGCCATCGCGCTCGAGTAGCCGTTGCAGGCGAGGTTGACTGAGGCAACTTCCGGTGAGTGCATCGAGCGCCTGAGGCTGCGGCCATTTCAAGGCTGGAACCGTTTCCGCGAGGCGTTGCAGGACACGCTGTGCTTCTGGCGCGCCCAAAGCCTCCAGCTCTCCTTGGAGGCGAATCGCGCTCACACCGCAGCCGATGTCCCCCCCGACTGCCTGAGGATACACATGGCTTCTCGAGGCGACCACTGCGCCCACGCAGACGTGCTCTGCCAGGTGCACGTCGGGCATCAAGGCGATGCGCGCGACGTCGTTGCGCCGCGCGATACGCCCGATGTTCTGTCGGCATTCTTGGCTGAGCGGCTCGGGCAAGAAGGCCTGCACCTTCTCCCATCCCGAGCCGCCCTTGGCTGTCTTTGGTGTCATTGGCTATCGGCCTCCCCACTCAGCAGGCGAGCTGCTGCGTCGTCTGGCCAATCCGCGAGGATCTCGAAGCGTAGCTCCGGGACTCGCTTGCGAGTGATCTCCTCAGCGACCTCCCGGCGTAGCCAGGACGAGGCGTGCTCCAAGTGTTCAGAGACTTCTTCTGCGCTGTGAGT
It includes:
- a CDS encoding RtcB family protein, with protein sequence MTPKTAKGGSGWEKVQAFLPEPLSQECRQNIGRIARRNDVARIALMPDVHLAEHVCVGAVVASRSHVYPQAVGGDIGCGVSAIRLQGELEALGAPEAQRVLQRLAETVPALKWPQPQALDALTGSCLSQPRLQRLLERDGALQLGTLGRGNHFVEFCSDEQQRPWLLVHSGSRGLGKAVRDHYCPKPLGPQLSAIEAMSDTGRAYLRDAELCVRYAELNRARIRAAATRAAMDLLGWQPEPETARDMVHNQVRYEAHSGEPLWVHRKGASSARQDELGIIPGSMGSHSYLVSGRGEPSSLCSSSHGAGRALSRTAAAIHISPQDLVAEMQGVFFEERRAAQLVSEAPSAYKPITQVMLRRRPWCASRPS
- a CDS encoding ribosome-binding factor A, with translation MERVLELCLAGSRNPVLHNLDVHSVLHTDGKLHVRVVSSTHSAEEVSEHLEHASSWLRREVAEEITRKRVPELRFEILADWPDDAAARLLSGEADSQ
- a CDS encoding permease, with protein sequence MLIPLSAALGSVVLGVLLAFVPGRQESMLGPIRSFALTASLAVVFMHLLPEAYEVLGVATFAVFVAGLLLPSLLGAVAGKLAGASRARAGLEVGYAGLLLHHIGDGLSMGALSEHDHGGHGHVDVVLALAAHTVPVAAMVVLAFGGASRKKESGLRALGLGVSGGAGVVLGGAVSAGFAAATAWVAALTAGMVLHVVAHDLKQHAPTGSWGRTLDFVGAGFGLLLGAIGASGHGAEEHAVLFERLADFTYDTAPVLLLALVLAALVQANVSMLPPAAPAGASSAKGAALGVAHAVARPLATSGVLTLGRKLAHPAQMLGLMLAAPVVSIDFGLISLRFLGPGLTLATLGFVALLAWALGALVGGRQAASETPPDSGRVQLGIGADFVGRFQRAFEGLLDHLGIWMVLGLLSAAFVEAYVPSGALDLQHPLLALCVISAVALPSYLSAPSAVPVVAVAIAKGLPPGVAVAGLVLGATFNLRALGFFRARLGTARSIALALGIVAGCWGLAWGVGQGIPAVGEHTLSVVAPHAPGFFGKLATAILLLLLLRRVWFHGVRAWVAELMGSYAHEHHIAQASPREVS
- a CDS encoding nucleotidyl transferase AbiEii/AbiGii toxin family protein, yielding MSGAQAFLARIVTALDQAQVPYMLAGSFASSHHGAPRATQDIDIIVDPDQDSLKEFLRLISSATTYVDPDTALDEFKRRGQFNVIDIETAWKLDVIFRKPRRFSRIELSRRAPATILGLSVQVASLEDTILTKLEWAKLGSSERQLRDVSTLVEVTGDAIDIEYLEQWLDELGVRDLWERIKQ